One window from the genome of Paramormyrops kingsleyae isolate MSU_618 chromosome 3, PKINGS_0.4, whole genome shotgun sequence encodes:
- the alg10 gene encoding dol-P-Glc:Glc(2)Man(9)GlcNAc(2)-PP-Dol alpha-1,2-glucosyltransferase, with translation MERFEVYIFTALCTTNFLIACLLFSKITREQREPYMDEIFHVPQAQKYCEGNFNEWDPMITTLPGLYLVSVGLIKPLVWLAGWTGDVVCSTGMLRFINLLFNCGNLYLLSLIICKLHVKDKAHTTSRRMLLALSLSTFPVLYFFTFLYYTDTGSTFFILFTYLMSLYGSHKTAALFGVGAILFRQTNVIWVAFSAGSVLAQKLDEAWRIERSKKKEEKSPTPIPLSLGGVGRAIIFLFQYMMSPNNIKTLLLTLWPYIAVAIGFLGFVVANGGIVVGDRSSHKACLHFPQLFYFFSFTLMFSIPASISYGQIVSFLHSLKRKPVLHIFTIAVVLLLVWKFTFVHKYLVSDNRHYTFYVWKKIFQRHKLVPYLLVPGYIFAAWNFMETLKSRSVFWNLVFFMCLTVATVPQKLLEFRYFILPYLMFRLHAPLASVLRLLLEFGLYTAVNAVTLYIFVAKTFHWPDSSDVERFMW, from the exons ATGGAGAGATTTGAAGTTTATATTTTTACTGCTCTGTGCACCACGAACTTTCTTATTGCTTGCTTGCTGTTTTCAAAAATAACACGAGAACAAAGGGAGCCGTATATGGATGAAATATTTCACGTACCGCAAGCCCAGAAATATTGTGAAGGGAATTTCAACGAG TGGGACCCCATGATCACCACCCTCCCCGGCCTTTATCTCGTGTCTGTCGGCTTAATTAAGCCCCTGGTATGGCTGGCTGGCTGGACGGGAGACGTGGTCTGTTCCACGGGGATGCTCCGTTTCATCAACTTGCTCTTCAATTGCGGAAATCTCTACCTGCTTTCACTCATCATATGCAAATTGCACGTGAAAGATAAG GCTCACACAACATCTCGGAGAATGCTATTAGCCTTATCCCTGTCAACCTTCCCAGTACTGTATTTTTTCACATTTCTTTACTACACTGACACTGGCTCCACCTTCTTCATCCTCTTCACTTACCTCATGTCCTTGTATGGGAGCCACAAAACCGCTGCCCTTTTTGGCGTCGGAGCTATCCTGTTCCGGCAGACCAACGTCATCTGGGTGGCATTTAGCGCCGGCTCTGTGCTGGCCCAGAAACTGGACGAGGCTTGGAGGATCGAACGCTCaaagaaaaaggaggaaaagTCACCCACCCCAATTCCACTCTCTCTTGGTGGTGTAGGGAGAGCGATCATCTTCCTGTTTCAGTATATGATGTCACCAAACAACATAAAGACTTTACTTTTGACGCTGTGGCCCTACATCGCCGTGGCGATTGGGTTCCTTGGATTTGTTGTAGCAAATGGTGGGATCGTAGTTGGTGATAGGAGCAGCCATAAAGCTTGTCTGCACTTCCCTCAGCTCTTTTACTTCTTCTCATTTACTCTAATGTTCTCAATCCCTGCTTCCATATCCTATGGACAAATTGTGAGCTTTCTACACTCCCTGAAAAGGAAACCAGTGTTGCACATCTTTACTATTGCTGTTGTTTTGCTCCTGGTGTGGAAATTCACATTTGTTCACAAGTATCTGGTTTCAGATAACAGGCACTATACATTTTATGTATGGAAGAAGATCTTTCAGAGACATAAGTTAGTTCCCTACCTGCTGGTTCCAGGCTACATCTTCGCCGCATGGAACTTTATGGAGACTCTGAAATCAAGGTCTGTGTTCTGGAACCTGGTCTTCTTCATGTGTCTCACTGTGGCAACAGTGCCCCAGAAGCTTCTGGAGTTCCGCTACTTCATCCTTCCCTACCTGATGTTCCGCCTCCATGCACCGCTGGCCTCTGTGCTCAGACTGCTGCTAGAGTTTGGCCTGTACACTGCAGTCAATGCAGTGACACTCTACATCTTTGTTGCAAAGACTTTCCATTGGCCTGACAGTTCAGAcgtggaaaggttcatgtggtGA
- the LOC111843394 gene encoding copine-8-like isoform X3 has protein sequence MNLKQVTLLSFLVNIDVTFLDYIKGGTQINFTVAIDFTASNGNPAQPTSLHYMSPYQLNAYGMALKAVGEIIQDYDSDKMFPALGFGAKLPPDGRVSHEFALNGNPQNPYCHGVDGVMEAYYQSLKSVHLYGPTNFSPVINHVARYASSVKDGSQYFVLLIITDGVISDMAQTKESIVNASCLPMSIIIVGVGPAEFDAMEELDGDEVRISSRGRYAERDIVQFVPFRDYIDPTGNHILSMARLAKDVLAEIPDQFLSYMRTRGIKPSPAPPPYTPPGHSIQTQI, from the exons ATGAATCTGAAACAG GTGACCCTGCTGTCATTTCTTGTCAATATTGATGTCACTTTCCTGGACTACATCAAAGGCGg AACCCAGATCAACTTCACAGTGGCGATTGATTTCACGGCGTCAAATG GTAACCCGGCCCAGCCCACTTCCCTTCACTACATGAGTCCATACCAGCTGAACGCCTACGGCATGGCGCTGAAGGCCGTGGGTGAGATCATCCAGGACTACGACAGCGACAAGATGTTCCCGGCTCTAGGTTTCGGCGCGAAGCTGCCCCCCGACGGCAGGGTCTCACACGAGTTTGCACTG AATGGAAATCCGCAGAACCCCTACTGCCATGGGGTTGACGGCGTGATGGAGGCGTATTACCAGAGCCTCAAATCTGTGCACCTGTACGGTCCCACCAACTTCTCCCCCGTCATCAACCATGTGGCCAG ATACGCATCATCAGTGAAGGACGGCTCACAGTACTTTGTCCTCCTCATCATCACTGACGGAGTCATCTCAGACATGGCCCAGACCAAGGAGTCTATCGTCAAC GCCTCCTGCCTGCCAATGTCGATTATTATTGTGGGTGTTGGGCCTGCAGAATTTGATG CCATGGAAGAATTGGATGGGGATGAGGTCCGTATCTCATCGAGAGGACGATATGCAGAGAGAGACATTGTTCAG TTTGTCCCGTTCCGAGACTACATCGACCCGACTGGGAACCACATCCTGAGCATGGCCCGACTGGCCAAGGATGTCCTGGCTGAGATCCCCGATCAGTTCCTGTCCTACATGAGGACGCGGGGTATCAAGCCCTCGCCAGCTCCCCCTCCATACACCCCTCCAGGACACTCCATACAGACACAGATCTGA